A portion of the Sphingobacterium spiritivorum genome contains these proteins:
- a CDS encoding site-specific integrase has translation MATVSAKVYEHHKKADGTYNVKICVHHKSERKFIDTNHFVVKKQLTKDFKVKDPFIADKVEQQLRDYRKMISDLDDRLDYFTATSLRDYLRDKDEDIDFIKFCTQHIERLKKEGRGGSAKNQAVIRNSLVDYFKRPSVSIKEINSNMLMAYERYLRSERTMTRYNQDNKPVVTTEKGLSDSGLHNHMRDLRTLFNAARELYNNEDLGIYRIKHYPFKKYKVGSPPLTKKRNNTLEQVLIIRDCVTKPGSRAELAKELYMLSFYLCGMNAVDLYQITERDIRNGRVDYNRSKTEGKRKDNAFISIKIVDEAKPLLEKYLGKLRERYSSANCLNWALSKGMEQLRKLTGIPELTLYWARHTFANTARNDCRMSKDDVALALNHVDEGNRTTDIYIAKDWKIVDDVQRKVIAQLRKVEIKVMKKIQAMDETESIAA, from the coding sequence ATGGCAACCGTAAGCGCAAAGGTTTATGAACACCACAAGAAAGCAGATGGAACTTACAATGTAAAAATTTGTGTCCATCACAAAAGTGAAAGAAAGTTTATTGACACCAATCACTTTGTTGTCAAGAAGCAACTGACAAAGGATTTTAAAGTCAAAGATCCTTTTATTGCAGACAAGGTCGAACAACAGCTAAGAGATTATCGGAAGATGATAAGCGACCTCGACGACCGACTTGATTATTTTACAGCTACATCACTGCGAGATTACTTGCGTGATAAGGACGAGGACATCGACTTCATTAAGTTTTGTACTCAACACATCGAACGCCTAAAAAAAGAGGGACGCGGTGGATCGGCCAAAAATCAAGCAGTAATCCGTAACAGCCTTGTCGATTATTTTAAACGGCCATCCGTTTCCATTAAGGAGATCAACTCCAATATGCTAATGGCCTACGAGCGTTATCTACGATCCGAGCGAACAATGACACGCTACAATCAAGACAATAAGCCAGTAGTTACCACCGAAAAAGGTTTATCGGATAGTGGATTACATAATCACATGCGCGACTTACGGACATTATTCAATGCTGCACGAGAACTTTATAATAACGAAGACCTCGGAATATACCGTATCAAGCACTATCCATTCAAGAAATATAAGGTTGGTTCCCCGCCCCTCACTAAGAAAAGGAATAATACACTTGAACAGGTGTTGATTATTCGGGATTGTGTCACTAAACCCGGAAGCCGTGCAGAATTGGCCAAAGAACTTTATATGCTTTCGTTCTACCTCTGCGGAATGAATGCTGTAGACCTTTATCAAATAACAGAACGTGATATTAGGAACGGTCGTGTAGATTATAATCGCTCCAAGACGGAGGGTAAACGCAAAGACAATGCCTTTATCAGTATCAAGATTGTTGACGAGGCAAAACCTTTATTGGAGAAATATTTAGGAAAATTGCGTGAGCGTTATTCAAGTGCCAATTGCCTTAATTGGGCATTGTCAAAAGGCATGGAGCAATTGCGTAAGTTGACGGGAATACCCGAACTCACTTTATATTGGGCAAGGCACACTTTTGCGAATACGGCTCGTAACGATTGCCGAATGAGCAAGGACGATGTGGCTCTTGCGCTCAACCATGTCGACGAGGGCAACCGTACGACGGATATTTATATTGCCAAAGACTGGAAGATTGTGGATGACGTACAACGCAAAGTCATTGCACAGCTAAGAAAAGTCGAAATCAAGGTGATGAAGAAAATACAAGCAATGGACGAAACGGAAAGCATCGCCGCTTAA
- a CDS encoding MFS transporter: MKIISSIKIVTEPFKTLRNETFARLYFAQIASLFGDAFTWLGLALLTYEINPDNAVAILASALTLRVTAYIIFSPFAGVVSERFQRKQILLITQFARMAIVCMLPFVNAEWQVYGLIFALNIFAAFFTPTYRAIIPQIVDKEIYREANGLSMATFQLLSVFGPALAGIVAVWLGAKQIFFVNGTTLLIAILFIITIPKAALQKGVDIADNTVPKKTWGEVLKGIRLLFGNKIVRFALSIEFISAIAGAMVLVNTVGLVKTSLQLDDKHYGWIMAVFGVGAAITAFLLGSLDKTKTRSISLISGAVLIGIAISLANFVPYTGLLFLWVSAGIGQTLADMPSETLIGENIQPQDQGKVYGAHFAFSHLWWAIAYPIAGFFGTKFPDKEFLYGGILTLILAMIAVVLFRVSAKSRSEIEIEKGLNKKQS; this comes from the coding sequence ATGAAAATAATATCCTCAATAAAAATAGTTACAGAGCCTTTTAAGACCTTGCGAAATGAGACTTTCGCAAGGCTTTATTTTGCGCAAATCGCAAGCCTTTTTGGTGATGCTTTTACATGGTTGGGGTTAGCATTGCTTACGTATGAAATTAACCCCGATAATGCGGTCGCTATATTGGCATCGGCACTTACATTACGGGTTACGGCGTATATTATATTTTCACCCTTTGCAGGCGTTGTATCGGAAAGGTTTCAACGGAAACAAATATTGCTGATAACACAGTTTGCAAGAATGGCAATCGTGTGTATGCTTCCTTTTGTCAATGCTGAATGGCAGGTGTACGGATTGATATTTGCGCTCAATATATTTGCCGCATTCTTTACACCAACATACCGGGCTATCATCCCACAGATAGTGGATAAAGAAATATACAGGGAAGCCAACGGCCTGTCAATGGCAACCTTTCAGTTGTTGAGTGTATTTGGTCCTGCATTGGCGGGCATTGTAGCGGTATGGTTAGGGGCGAAACAAATATTCTTCGTCAACGGCACAACCCTTTTAATTGCAATACTATTCATTATCACCATCCCTAAAGCAGCCTTACAGAAAGGAGTTGATATCGCAGATAATACAGTGCCGAAAAAGACGTGGGGAGAAGTATTAAAAGGCATCCGCCTATTGTTCGGAAATAAGATTGTGCGTTTCGCATTGAGCATCGAATTTATATCAGCCATTGCAGGTGCAATGGTGTTGGTCAATACGGTTGGCTTGGTAAAAACATCCCTGCAATTGGACGATAAGCATTATGGATGGATAATGGCGGTATTCGGAGTGGGCGCAGCTATTACGGCATTTTTGTTGGGCAGTTTGGACAAAACCAAAACACGCAGTATATCACTGATAAGCGGTGCTGTTTTAATTGGCATAGCCATAAGCCTTGCCAATTTCGTTCCGTACACAGGATTGTTGTTTTTATGGGTTTCGGCAGGTATCGGACAAACACTTGCCGATATGCCATCCGAAACGCTGATAGGCGAAAACATACAACCCCAAGACCAGGGCAAAGTATATGGAGCTCATTTCGCATTTTCTCATTTATGGTGGGCAATAGCCTATCCAATAGCTGGTTTTTTCGGTACAAAATTTCCCGATAAAGAGTTTTTATATGGGGGTATCCTTACCCTAATCTTAGCTATGATAGCTGTTGTTCTTTTTAGGGTATCAGCAAAATCTCGAAGCGAAATAGAGATAGAAAAAGGATTAAACAAAAAACAAAGTTGA
- a CDS encoding CusA/CzcA family heavy metal efflux RND transporter, producing MLNKIIHFSIKNKLVIGLFTLALICWGTYSLTKLPIDATPDITDNQVMVITVSPTLAAQEVEQLVTFPVEQTMVSIPGIKDMRSFSRFGLSIVTIVFEEKVDIYWGRQQVQERLTIASKNIPEGVGTPEMAPVTTGLGEIFQYVVHPKKGYEDKYDATELRTIQDWIIKRQLLGTPGVAEVSGFGGFVKQYQITVDPDKLASQSITISDIFTALEKNNQNTGGAYIDKGPNAYFIRSEGLVKNIDEIKSIVVKKESGTPVYIRDVAEVGFGNGPRYGAATRNGQGETVTGIVMMLKGANSSEVISNVKDKIEEIQKGLPEGVEIEPFLDRKKLVDGAISTVSTNLIEGALIVIFVLIVFLGNLRGGLVVASVIPLAMLFAICMMNLFGVSGNLMSLGAIDFGIIVDGTVIIVEAVMHRITGSRARYGGVEKLTQDQMDEEVYESSRKIRTAAAFGEIIILIVYLPLLALVGVEGKMFTPMAQTVSFAILGAFILSFTYVPMMSALVLSKKTSHKENFSDRMMNAIQRVYSPIINGAMKRKLLVVSVAAVLFIITLITFNKMGAEFIPQLDEGDFAVETRVPVGSSINQMIDVSQKAQTILLKNYPEVKQVVNKIGSGEIPTDPMPIEAGDMMVVLKPKKEWTSAETREELIEKMQQSLSVIPNATFSFQQPIQMRFNELLTGAKQDVVLKIYGEDLDILSDLASDVGRKIKSIDGVEDLYVEEITGLPQINIQFNRDKIGQYGMNIEDVNSAISAGFAGEVAGLVYEGERRFDLVVRLDSASRVDITDVQNLFVSTPEGQQIPLSEVAEISYKPGPVQIQRDNAKRRITVGFNVRNRDVKSIVNDIQDIIAAKVKVPAGYYVTYGGQFKNLEEANARLAVALPVALLLILVLLYFTFHSLKQGLLIFSAIPLSAIGGVFALLIRDMPFSISAGVGFIALFGVAVLNGIVLIAEFNRLEKEGVSDIYERVRIGTRVRLRPVLMTASVASLGFLPMALSSSSGAEVQRPLATVVIGGLITATVLTLVVLPVLYIYFTRPSKKVKSLPAAILILGFFLLPSLGNAQNIGGQPTRSLTLQQSIDEALKSNAQVKIADYDISLQQMLKKGSVTMPKTEVSYTQGVVSNPTITDNLLVVGQRIDFPTVYGNQSRLAQEKIKSSEAYKAVTENDLVRSVKLAYVQYQYALERKALWVGLDSIYVKLSKASNIRYRTGEATSLENITSSVQSKQIQNELGKSDADIRIAKQLLQTLLNTSDDITIKDTSLVERELLLSQQVVSSTDNPLLSYLRQEIAVNRQTTSLERSKMLPDIILGFNSQTYKGLQTINGVDRTYTGKDRFNFFQVGVAIPLFPGGYRSRINASKINEQKSQAEVELATTNLNGRLKELVQEYTKFQKSLSYYQQEALPQANLIINNSDKSFRSGDISYTQHLQNLTLSSNIHSEYLDNLYNYNRVVISIEAILGNK from the coding sequence ATGTTAAATAAAATCATTCATTTTTCAATTAAGAATAAGTTGGTAATAGGACTATTTACCCTGGCATTGATATGCTGGGGTACATATTCCCTTACCAAACTTCCGATAGATGCCACACCTGATATCACAGACAATCAGGTCATGGTCATCACGGTGTCGCCTACGTTGGCGGCACAGGAAGTAGAACAACTGGTAACCTTTCCCGTGGAGCAAACGATGGTCAGTATTCCGGGGATTAAGGATATGCGTTCCTTTTCACGTTTCGGACTATCCATTGTCACCATCGTATTTGAAGAAAAGGTGGACATCTATTGGGGCAGACAACAGGTGCAGGAACGTCTGACCATAGCCTCAAAGAATATTCCAGAGGGGGTTGGGACACCTGAAATGGCACCTGTTACAACAGGTTTGGGCGAAATATTCCAATATGTAGTCCACCCCAAGAAAGGCTATGAAGATAAGTACGATGCAACGGAATTGAGAACCATTCAGGACTGGATTATCAAAAGGCAGTTATTGGGAACACCCGGGGTTGCCGAAGTGAGCGGTTTCGGTGGTTTCGTAAAACAATATCAGATAACCGTTGACCCCGATAAGCTGGCAAGTCAAAGTATAACCATATCCGATATATTCACTGCACTGGAAAAAAATAACCAGAATACAGGGGGAGCTTATATTGACAAAGGTCCGAATGCCTATTTTATTCGGAGTGAGGGTTTGGTAAAGAACATTGACGAAATTAAAAGCATCGTTGTCAAAAAAGAGAGCGGTACACCCGTGTATATCCGTGATGTCGCCGAGGTGGGTTTTGGCAATGGTCCACGCTACGGTGCAGCCACCAGAAACGGACAGGGTGAAACGGTTACGGGTATCGTTATGATGCTGAAAGGAGCCAATTCATCGGAAGTTATTTCCAATGTAAAGGATAAAATCGAGGAAATACAGAAAGGTCTTCCAGAGGGTGTTGAAATCGAACCATTCCTTGACCGTAAAAAATTAGTAGACGGGGCTATTTCAACGGTTTCTACCAATCTTATCGAGGGAGCTTTGATTGTAATCTTTGTGCTGATTGTATTTCTTGGCAATCTTCGAGGTGGGCTTGTCGTAGCATCGGTCATCCCTTTGGCAATGCTGTTCGCTATTTGCATGATGAACCTTTTTGGCGTTTCCGGTAACCTGATGAGCCTTGGCGCGATTGACTTCGGGATTATTGTCGATGGAACGGTCATTATAGTGGAGGCGGTCATGCACCGTATAACGGGAAGCAGAGCCCGATATGGAGGGGTGGAAAAACTTACACAAGACCAAATGGATGAGGAAGTGTATGAAAGCTCACGCAAAATCCGAACAGCCGCCGCTTTTGGCGAAATCATTATCCTCATCGTTTACCTCCCACTGTTGGCTTTGGTTGGTGTTGAGGGCAAGATGTTCACGCCTATGGCGCAGACGGTATCCTTTGCCATTTTAGGAGCGTTTATTCTTTCTTTTACCTACGTACCGATGATGTCGGCTTTGGTATTGAGCAAGAAGACATCGCATAAGGAAAATTTTTCTGATAGGATGATGAACGCTATACAAAGAGTGTATTCCCCTATTATCAACGGTGCGATGAAACGGAAACTTTTAGTGGTATCGGTTGCGGCAGTATTATTCATCATCACGCTTATTACATTCAACAAAATGGGCGCTGAATTTATCCCGCAATTAGACGAGGGCGATTTTGCCGTGGAAACAAGAGTTCCCGTCGGAAGTTCCATAAACCAAATGATAGACGTTTCCCAAAAAGCACAAACTATTTTATTGAAGAATTATCCCGAAGTAAAACAGGTGGTTAACAAAATCGGCTCGGGTGAAATACCTACTGACCCGATGCCTATTGAAGCGGGTGACATGATGGTGGTTTTGAAACCAAAGAAAGAATGGACAAGTGCAGAAACAAGGGAAGAACTCATTGAAAAGATGCAACAATCCCTGTCAGTTATTCCAAATGCAACATTCAGCTTCCAACAGCCTATTCAAATGCGTTTCAACGAGCTTCTTACCGGAGCAAAGCAGGATGTGGTATTAAAAATTTATGGTGAGGACTTAGATATACTTTCCGATTTGGCTTCGGATGTTGGCAGGAAAATCAAATCCATTGATGGCGTTGAAGACCTGTATGTGGAAGAAATAACAGGTTTGCCACAAATCAATATTCAATTTAACCGTGACAAAATTGGTCAATACGGCATGAATATAGAAGATGTAAACAGTGCCATTTCAGCAGGGTTTGCAGGCGAGGTTGCAGGTCTGGTTTATGAGGGCGAACGCCGATTTGATTTGGTGGTCAGGCTTGACAGTGCTTCCCGTGTAGATATTACCGATGTACAGAACCTGTTTGTAAGTACACCGGAGGGGCAACAAATTCCGTTGAGCGAGGTTGCAGAAATCAGCTATAAGCCGGGTCCTGTGCAGATACAGCGAGATAACGCAAAAAGACGGATTACAGTAGGCTTCAATGTCCGTAACCGGGATGTTAAGAGTATCGTAAATGACATTCAGGATATTATTGCCGCTAAAGTAAAAGTGCCTGCGGGTTATTATGTTACCTATGGCGGTCAATTCAAAAACCTCGAAGAAGCCAATGCCCGGCTCGCAGTAGCGTTACCTGTAGCCCTATTGCTGATTTTGGTGCTTTTATATTTCACGTTCCATTCCTTAAAACAGGGATTACTGATATTCAGTGCCATCCCACTGTCGGCTATCGGTGGAGTGTTCGCTTTACTGATACGGGATATGCCATTCAGTATATCTGCCGGAGTTGGGTTTATCGCACTTTTTGGCGTTGCCGTATTGAATGGGATTGTATTGATTGCAGAGTTCAACCGATTGGAGAAAGAGGGTGTATCGGATATCTACGAACGGGTGCGTATAGGTACACGGGTAAGACTAAGACCCGTATTGATGACGGCAAGTGTGGCTTCGTTAGGCTTCCTGCCAATGGCGTTATCATCTTCATCCGGGGCGGAAGTACAACGTCCTTTGGCTACGGTGGTAATCGGTGGATTGATTACGGCAACGGTTTTGACTTTGGTCGTACTGCCTGTACTCTATATCTATTTTACCCGACCATCAAAAAAAGTTAAAAGTTTACCTGCCGCTATCCTAATTTTAGGCTTTTTCCTGTTACCATCATTGGGCAATGCCCAAAATATTGGCGGTCAACCTACGAGGTCACTTACCTTGCAGCAATCCATTGATGAAGCCTTGAAGAGCAATGCACAGGTAAAAATTGCCGATTATGACATCAGCTTGCAGCAGATGCTCAAAAAAGGAAGCGTGACCATGCCCAAGACGGAAGTTTCTTATACGCAGGGCGTAGTCAGTAATCCTACCATAACGGATAACCTGCTCGTCGTCGGACAACGGATAGATTTCCCAACCGTGTACGGCAACCAGTCGAGACTGGCACAGGAGAAAATAAAGAGTAGCGAAGCCTATAAAGCCGTGACAGAAAATGACCTTGTACGTAGTGTAAAACTGGCTTACGTTCAGTACCAGTATGCGTTGGAACGAAAAGCACTTTGGGTGGGGCTTGACAGTATTTATGTAAAACTAAGCAAGGCAAGCAATATAAGATATAGAACCGGAGAAGCGACCAGTTTGGAAAACATCACTTCATCGGTGCAGTCAAAGCAGATACAAAATGAACTTGGAAAGAGTGATGCCGATATAAGAATCGCCAAACAACTTCTTCAGACACTTTTGAATACATCGGATGATATTACCATTAAGGACACATCATTGGTGGAGAGGGAGCTTTTATTGTCTCAACAAGTTGTGTCATCTACGGATAATCCATTGCTAAGCTATCTGCGACAGGAAATAGCAGTAAACCGACAGACTACCTCTTTAGAGAGAAGCAAAATGTTGCCTGACATCATTCTTGGATTTAATAGCCAAACCTACAAAGGGCTACAAACCATAAATGGCGTTGACCGTACCTACACGGGCAAAGACAGGTTCAACTTTTTTCAGGTTGGAGTAGCTATCCCTTTATTTCCGGGCGGTTATAGGTCGAGAATAAACGCGTCTAAAATCAACGAGCAGAAATCACAGGCGGAGGTTGAACTTGCGACCACGAACCTGAACGGCAGACTGAAAGAACTTGTACAGGAATATACCAAATTCCAGAAGTCGCTTAGCTATTATCAGCAAGAGGCATTGCCACAGGCTAATCTGATTATAAATAACTCGGATAAAAGTTTCAGGAGCGGTGATATATCTTATACCCAGCATTTACAGAACCTCACCCTATCGAGCAATATCCATTCGGAATATCTGGATAACCTGTACAACTATAACCGGGTAGTAATTTCAATAGAAGCGATTTTAGGCAACAAGTAA
- a CDS encoding helix-turn-helix domain-containing protein, translating to MEKLAELSGIDYRQLSYIELGQTDPGLSTLHAIAKGLDITLSFLMDSESLR from the coding sequence ATGGAAAAGTTAGCCGAACTTTCCGGCATTGACTACCGACAACTTTCCTACATCGAATTAGGCCAGACCGACCCCGGTTTGAGTACCCTACATGCCATAGCCAAAGGGCTCGATATTACCCTCTCCTTTTTGATGGATTCGGAATCTCTCCGCTAA
- a CDS encoding efflux RND transporter periplasmic adaptor subunit: MTKLSIKYLPLLLVAMMAVSSCKDKKDGDTESQEVPEQVTTDTAANGIKTMTFTDDQYKLSDIQTGKIESRNLSSIIKMTGVIDAEPESEASVSAPLGGYIKTAGLLPGQQVKKGQLLATLENPEFIVIQQQYLESLGRLEYLEEEYKRQQELRDEDINATKTFQQVSADLKVMKAQISGLEQQMALIGISSSALKKSGSISRTANIYAPIGGYIKASNVNIGKYVAATDVLFEIMGTNNLHLALNAFEKDLGKIRPGQSVKFSLSNENRYDRTAKVFLVGQAADNNKMIPVLCRFSQETGLLPGMYVKALLETSAEQQNAVPTDALVQLEGMDYIIVQTNQAKESYTFQLIPVSKGVEQAGYTAIELPSTVNEDELTVVTKNAYTILSAIRNAEEEE, encoded by the coding sequence ATGACAAAATTATCAATTAAATATTTACCGTTACTGCTCGTTGCGATGATGGCAGTATCTTCTTGTAAAGACAAAAAAGACGGTGATACGGAAAGTCAAGAAGTCCCTGAACAGGTTACGACCGATACTGCGGCAAATGGTATCAAAACCATGACGTTTACGGATGACCAATATAAGCTATCTGATATTCAGACAGGCAAAATAGAAAGCCGTAACCTAAGCAGCATTATAAAAATGACGGGTGTCATCGATGCCGAGCCAGAAAGCGAAGCCTCCGTATCCGCACCTTTGGGCGGATACATCAAAACAGCCGGACTGTTACCGGGGCAACAGGTAAAAAAAGGACAGCTATTAGCTACATTGGAAAACCCTGAATTTATTGTTATCCAACAACAATATCTGGAAAGCCTCGGTCGGCTTGAATATTTGGAAGAAGAATATAAAAGACAGCAAGAGTTAAGGGATGAAGATATCAACGCTACCAAAACTTTTCAGCAGGTCAGTGCTGACCTGAAAGTGATGAAAGCCCAAATTTCAGGTTTGGAGCAGCAGATGGCATTGATAGGGATTAGCAGCTCGGCTTTGAAGAAAAGCGGAAGCATTTCAAGAACTGCAAATATCTATGCCCCTATAGGTGGATACATAAAAGCCAGCAATGTTAATATCGGGAAATACGTGGCAGCCACCGATGTGCTTTTCGAAATCATGGGGACAAATAACCTGCATCTTGCATTGAATGCCTTTGAGAAAGATTTAGGCAAAATCCGTCCGGGACAATCGGTTAAGTTCTCATTATCCAATGAAAACAGGTACGACAGGACAGCCAAAGTATTTCTGGTCGGACAGGCTGCGGACAACAACAAAATGATACCCGTACTTTGTCGTTTTTCCCAAGAAACCGGCTTGCTTCCGGGTATGTATGTGAAAGCACTACTTGAAACCTCAGCGGAACAACAGAATGCTGTCCCAACTGATGCTCTCGTTCAGTTAGAGGGAATGGACTATATTATTGTTCAGACAAATCAGGCAAAAGAAAGCTATACGTTCCAATTAATTCCGGTTTCAAAAGGTGTTGAGCAAGCAGGCTACACAGCTATTGAATTGCCATCAACGGTTAATGAAGATGAGCTTACAGTCGTTACCAAGAATGCTTATACCATTCTTTCAGCAATTAGAAACGCCGAAGAGGAAGAATAA
- a CDS encoding transglutaminase-like domain-containing protein, with the protein MKKYLKETQILDYNHPSIQRIVNQRYWKDFDTIFRIKAIYNYVRDEIKFAYESHSTSSSSQVILNGYGDNNTKSILLMSFLRAVGVPTRVHGFIVSKSLMASVPKDIWYKVLPNKFRHSLVEIYVESDWYILEGIMLDKDYLDGLTKVYNEPECENLFLGLKASQEDIDFENLKVNPLLKKSIIKQEYILEDLGVFESPDKFYFQYPKQGNTIKNFFFKNLVRHLLNKQIDKIRKQ; encoded by the coding sequence ATGAAAAAATATTTGAAAGAAACACAAATTCTTGATTACAATCACCCATCGATACAGCGTATTGTTAACCAAAGGTATTGGAAAGATTTTGATACAATTTTTAGAATTAAAGCAATATATAACTATGTAAGGGATGAAATAAAGTTTGCGTATGAAAGCCATTCAACATCAAGTTCCTCCCAAGTGATTTTGAACGGGTATGGAGACAACAATACAAAATCAATTCTATTGATGTCATTTTTAAGGGCAGTCGGCGTACCAACTCGTGTACATGGATTTATTGTCAGCAAATCGCTAATGGCGAGTGTGCCGAAAGACATCTGGTATAAAGTTCTGCCAAACAAATTCAGACATAGCTTGGTGGAAATATATGTTGAAAGTGATTGGTACATTTTAGAGGGGATAATGTTAGACAAGGATTATTTGGACGGATTAACTAAAGTATATAATGAACCAGAATGCGAAAACCTGTTCTTGGGTTTAAAGGCGAGCCAAGAGGATATAGATTTCGAAAATCTAAAAGTCAACCCGTTATTGAAGAAATCCATTATCAAACAAGAATACATATTGGAAGACTTGGGCGTATTCGAATCTCCTGATAAATTCTATTTTCAGTATCCAAAACAGGGTAATACCATTAAGAATTTTTTCTTCAAAAACCTTGTACGACACTTACTAAACAAACAGATTGATAAAATAAGAAAGCAATAA
- a CDS encoding DUF6122 family protein — MSIFIIKNIVHYSLHFLFPGLVAFVFYKRGWKTVWIILLLTMIVDVDHLIAKPIFDPNRCSIGFHFLHSYYAIAVYALAFLFGTKIIRIIALGLLLHMATDFQDCLW; from the coding sequence ATGTCAATATTTATTATAAAAAATATCGTCCACTATTCATTACACTTCCTCTTTCCGGGGTTGGTTGCCTTTGTGTTTTACAAAAGGGGATGGAAAACCGTCTGGATAATTCTACTACTGACAATGATTGTTGACGTTGACCACTTGATTGCAAAACCGATATTCGACCCAAACAGATGCAGTATTGGTTTTCATTTTCTGCATTCGTATTACGCAATAGCTGTATATGCTTTAGCATTCCTGTTTGGCACTAAAATAATCCGAATTATTGCACTTGGACTATTACTACACATGGCAACCGATTTTCAGGATTGCCTATGGTAA
- a CDS encoding HupE/UreJ family protein has protein sequence MRYIKIVLSITLLLLITGSVYAHGVDEDTQTFLSGNSGVAFVPFLYIGAKHMLTGYDHLLFLVGVIFFLYRPKEVLLYVSFFTIGHSITLLLGVLADMAINAYLIDAIIALSIVYKGFDNLGGFQRFLGYQPNTKAAVLIFGLFHGFGLASKLQELSFDRTGLLTNLIGFNIGVEVGQFIALALVLFIITNWRRSPSFMKFSTLTNTLLMAAGFLLFGYQLVGYFNS, from the coding sequence ATGAGATATATAAAAATAGTCTTATCAATAACCTTGTTATTATTGATAACAGGGTCGGTGTATGCTCACGGAGTTGATGAGGATACCCAGACCTTTCTAAGCGGAAATTCGGGAGTAGCCTTTGTGCCGTTTCTCTATATCGGGGCAAAGCACATGCTTACCGGATATGACCACCTGTTGTTTCTTGTTGGTGTCATCTTTTTCCTTTACCGACCAAAAGAAGTATTGCTTTATGTGAGCTTTTTCACCATTGGACACAGTATAACCCTTTTGTTGGGCGTACTGGCAGATATGGCAATCAACGCTTATCTGATTGATGCAATCATTGCACTGTCCATTGTATATAAAGGCTTTGACAATTTGGGGGGCTTCCAACGCTTTTTAGGTTATCAGCCTAATACAAAAGCAGCAGTTCTAATTTTTGGTCTTTTTCATGGTTTTGGATTAGCCAGTAAGTTACAGGAATTAAGTTTTGACAGGACGGGACTTCTGACAAACCTTATCGGCTTTAATATTGGCGTAGAAGTAGGTCAATTTATAGCCTTAGCCCTTGTGCTTTTCATCATAACCAATTGGAGACGGTCGCCAAGTTTCATGAAGTTTTCAACCCTCACCAATACCCTGCTTATGGCAGCAGGCTTCTTATTATTCGGCTATCAGTTAGTCGGTTATTTTAACTCTTAA
- a CDS encoding lipoprotein, with protein sequence MKKSFIIAAFAALTLTACNNSEKSSTDNNSSSAPSSTAPAINQDSIDKAHGHSHDPADNQTPAVNKDSADKAHGHSHDAPAVNQDSIDKAHGHKH encoded by the coding sequence ATGAAAAAATCATTCATAATAGCAGCATTCGCTGCCCTTACTCTTACAGCTTGCAATAACAGCGAAAAGTCTTCGACTGACAACAATTCCAGTTCAGCACCATCTTCAACCGCTCCTGCGATTAATCAGGATAGTATTGATAAGGCTCATGGACATTCCCACGACCCGGCAGACAATCAAACCCCTGCTGTTAATAAGGATAGTGCGGATAAGGCTCATGGACACTCCCATGATGCACCTGCTGTAAATCAGGATAGTATTGACAAAGCTCACGGGCATAAACATTAA